The sequence GCGTGCGGTACTCTACGTCCTGATAGCCCTTCCCGTAATATGCACTGCTTTCAATATCTTTAAAGCCAGCAAAAGGTGGGAAATGGTCGCGCAATTCATGTTTTTCGAAACTGCTCAGCAGCATTTCAGCTAACTCGCGAATACTGGCTTCATTGGTTGGGTTACCAATATTGATGATTTGCCCATCACAGCAGCCATCACGGTTCTCAATAATGCGGAATAAGGCTTCGATACCGTCATGAATATCCGTAAAGCAGCGTTTTTGTGCGCCGCCATCAACCAATTTAATCGGGGAACCTTCGACCAGATTTAAAATAAGCTGAGTAATGGCACGGGAGCTGCCAATACGCGCCGCATCAAGATTATCTAACCGTGGCCCCATCCAGTTGAAAGGACGGAACAGAGTGAATCTGAGATTTTCTTTTGCGCCATAAGCCCAAATTACGCGGTCCAGTAATTGCTTGGATACCGAATAGATCCAACGCTGCTTATTAATTGGCCCAACAATCAGTCGCGAACTGTCTTCATCAAACTCTTTGTCATCACACATACCATAAACTTCAGACGTGGACGGGAAGACAATACGCTTATTGTATTTAACGCAATCACGCACGATCTTTAGATTCTCTTCAAAATCTAATTCGAATACTCGCAGCGGGTTGCGGGTATATTCAATCGGCGTAGCAATAGCCACCAAGGGCAAAATAACATCACATTTTTTAATGTGGTACTCAATCCATTCAGAGTGAATACTGATATCCCCCTCCACGAAATGGAAATAAGGGTTATCCAAGAAGCGGCTGATGGCATCAGAGCCAATATCCAAACCATAGACTTCGTAACGATCATCGCGTAATAAGCGCTCGGTTAAGTGATTCCCAATAAAGCCATTCACCCCGAGAATTAACACTCGAGTCCGTCTTTTTAGGGTTTTGCTGGGTTTTTTCGCTAAGCGCACGTCGGTCACAATGCCCATCTCGAGCGCCAGACGGTTGCCCTGAACATATAAACCACTTTCACCTTGGCCAGTGATAATCTCCAATGCCCCTTCACCACAGGCCACAACCAGAGGTGAGGTCGACAGCACAGTGCCGGGTAGCTTTCCGTGTACCACATTCAGTGGACGTGAACGCCAAATGATCAGCTTTCGCTGTCCAAGATAGCTGAAAGCACCGGGATAAGGTTCTGTCACCGCGCGCACCAGATTATTGATGGTGGATGCTGAGTTATGCCAATGAATCTCGCCATCAGCGGCGGTGCGACGACCAAAATAGCTGGCTTCAGCTTCATTTTGCGGAGTCAGATGCAGTGGTGCGCCTTTCATTTTAGGCAATAAATCACGCAGCAACTCTCGGGAGGCTTCGTGCATTTTCCCATGCAATGTTAATGCAGTGTCTGTATCACTAATCGTGACTTTATGTTGACCCACAATCGGGCCTGCATCGGCTTTTTTTACCATTTGGTGCAGGGTCACACC comes from Yersinia mollaretii ATCC 43969 and encodes:
- the arnA gene encoding bifunctional UDP-4-amino-4-deoxy-L-arabinose formyltransferase/UDP-glucuronic acid oxidase ArnA yields the protein MKAIVFAYHDIGCVGLRALVDAGYDIQAVFTHTDDPNENRFFSSVARVAADLDLPVFAPEEVNHPLWIERIQQLQPDIIFSFYYRNMLCDDILSSAPRGAFNLHGSLLPKYRGRAPINWALVNGETETGVTLHQMVKKADAGPIVGQHKVTISDTDTALTLHGKMHEASRELLRDLLPKMKGAPLHLTPQNEAEASYFGRRTAADGEIHWHNSASTINNLVRAVTEPYPGAFSYLGQRKLIIWRSRPLNVVHGKLPGTVLSTSPLVVACGEGALEIITGQGESGLYVQGNRLALEMGIVTDVRLAKKPSKTLKRRTRVLILGVNGFIGNHLTERLLRDDRYEVYGLDIGSDAISRFLDNPYFHFVEGDISIHSEWIEYHIKKCDVILPLVAIATPIEYTRNPLRVFELDFEENLKIVRDCVKYNKRIVFPSTSEVYGMCDDKEFDEDSSRLIVGPINKQRWIYSVSKQLLDRVIWAYGAKENLRFTLFRPFNWMGPRLDNLDAARIGSSRAITQLILNLVEGSPIKLVDGGAQKRCFTDIHDGIEALFRIIENRDGCCDGQIINIGNPTNEASIRELAEMLLSSFEKHELRDHFPPFAGFKDIESSAYYGKGYQDVEYRTPSIRNARRILHWQPEVALQQTVTETLDFFLRGAVLELGETSTDDYHV